Part of the Montipora foliosa isolate CH-2021 chromosome 13, ASM3666993v2, whole genome shotgun sequence genome is shown below.
cgcaggcccaaggtcagacacacacacatacctgaacgaggcttaatttttcgcactctttctgtggctcaacgcggctgcacagccattctacgtcaacaaaagctctagacagtcgatgcttttcgtgttcaggttggaaaatatattttccttgtatttttcgctggtttcagtccaggtttaacataatgtagctgtggtcaggacacactggtggctacgtagttattcaagtcaagcattggagcgatataaacttaaagctgagtgtttattttaaatttgtttaggggtgctttttgctctgaattgcagtttttggtatgtgttgagatttttaattttgaatctactaaggttgcaagatgcctggacggcctatgtcagaagaacagaaacgaaagaagagagaaagagaacgaaacGGTACACCagagtaatagcttaaagttggtagaagaagttactccacaaattcttttcttggacacataaccgtttgttatttctacggatgagttatttcaagtggatgaatatttctaaaaagtttttttattcattttttcctttgtttaggaatgaaactcgaatttttattgttagctggaattaaataacaatcatctgtactctttttggacagagataatcgatcttttgctggtttgtttggcttttaaatgcgagctaacaagaagtttttttttactccgcttgcctaactattttttgatgtgccttgacagcgacaagaaaattttgcacttatgttctaaacatgtaatcgcaatgagttctcgtaaaagtataaggagaaatattaccagcttgtgttttgagaggtttgtttagagcacgtacaggtaatttgttggagatcttttttgaagtttgtcctttctagccgattctggttctaagccaagctggcgtgtttcaatgaaatacatgaaaatgtaaatgatctcgttttcagagataaagtggaataaataaagtacgatctgtcacatcacgagctatagtacgtcagtgatttctaattttagcgtgattcccaTTCGCCGGCTTTTGaaagtcgactctgaaatgacttctttccttttccgttcgcttcctgaggatttgcttgttttcttttcaaactcttgcaattcaaggaaaattgcctaactggtgaattcgacggtagatttcgctggaaaaaccgatatcacactcatccccttgtgattcatgcgatcagtcggtttttcaggtgaaattaaccgtggaattcattagttaggcagcgaagaaaatgacacgaaagccttttattttcactaatcctacagccaggaagaataaacaagccgggagctccacttttaggcttggctaaatctatattatatatatatatatatatatatatatagtgaatataaaagcagtttacccaacgatgaactcccagtaagaggatccagagGATACGTGTCTCTCCGTAAATCTGtagataggtataataaaacgacgaaaagacaaactcttgacagttccagcgtttaatcgacgtttcggccttcggccttcttcaggatagtttaaaagttaaaaattaaaaaagctatatacaatggttgtgagtggcagagttacgggcttttatatagtacacagaaaatggaaattaaggttacgtaacaaaagaaaaggtcttaattacaagctaggcaaaacaaaaaagaattgataaaaaggaacaaacagactaattagaaaaatcgtgttattacgtgacaaactccccattgagggcctctgagtgaattgtgcgggtcaatgtcataacaaggtcctcagagagggcccctaaacaatagattcccaatcgaaagcccctgaatgaaaaaccaaacacaaacataacagaatccctcaatagagtttttgaacaaagacaacaacgactaagtgaaggctaacaaaacaaaagggcaaGATTACAAACTGGAAACAATCAAAGCTAGATGGGAGCTAACGAGGTCCTACAGACAGCAAAAATTACGATGATTGCAAATTTGGGCTGAAAAGAATTTACACTACAATAGAGACAAAGTCAACTGTTGTAGCAGATacgatttttggatttgaattcaCGCCTTTTGTTAAGACCGTGTGGATATAATGAAAAGAGTTGTGAGGTCCAATATGCTTCTCTGGTGAGGAGCAGTTGTTCAAGATGGGTGGCATTTTTGTGGTTtacaatttgttcgataataataaaactaatttgacaaatttgatgctcaaaagaattataatgGACCGCCAGCTCACatgttcttctgttcttaagcttaagaacagaagaacatGTGAGCTGGCGGtccattataattattttgagcatcaaatttgtcaaattagttttattattatcgaacaaattgtaAACCACAAAAATGCCACCCATCTTGAACAACTGCTCCTCACCAGAGAAGCATATTGGACCTCACAACTCTTTTCATTATATCCACACGGTCTTAACAAAAGGCGtgaattcaaatccaaaaatcgtATCTGCTACAACAGTTGACTTTGTCTCTATTGTAGTGTAAATTCTTTTCAGCCCAAATTTGCAATCATCGTAATTTTTGCTGTCTGTAGGACCTCGTTAGCTCCCATCTAGCTTTGATTGTTTCCAGTTTGTAATCTTGCCCTTTTGTTTTGCTAGCCTTCACTTAGtcgttgttgtctttgttcaaaaactctattgagggattctgttatgtttgtgtttggtttttcattcaggggctttcgattgggaatctATTGTTTAGGGGCCCCCTCTGAGGACCTTGTTATGACATTGACCCGCACAATTCACTCAGAGGCCCTCAATGGGGAGTTTGTCACGTAATAACACGATTTTTCTAATTAGtctgtttgttcctttttatcaattcttttttgttttgcctagcttgtaattaagaccttttcttttgttacgtaaccttaatttccattttctgtgtactatataaaagcccgtaactctgccactcacaaccattgtatatagcttttttaatttttaacttttaaactatcctgataaaggccgaaggccgaaacgttgattaaacgctggaactgtcaagagtttgtctcttcgtcgttttattatacctatctatctatatatatatatatatacaatatgtatacaatgtgccctcccggttgtcaccataatggctttatggcaactcctgaacttgggcacaggatgtacggttatatatatatattaatcaaaacaaTAAACAAGGACACAGGAGAGTGTCATCGAGTAACCAACTCGACTCATTGTTACCAGAACCTTACTGAGGCTATTagcattgataataataataaataataataatagtttattgatatCCCTCTCGGATGGTCAGTGACAATAACAGACATACAATACAAAGACAGtcaaatagataattatataaatatgattaaaagcactaaataacagagaaaaaataacagagaaGAGGTTTATGAGAGATCTTGATAATTAATGGTGCAGAAATCTGCAAACCGCTTTGTCTTAGGGACAAAGCGCACCGGAACACGTTCGCCTGAACGGAGGCAGTATGGCCTGTCAATTGACACACAAGGAATTTAATGGTTTGAGTACAGGAGACGATAGGCAGTCACGCTTGATAAAATTTGTGCAAGATTCCTCCCTTCTCTGGGAAAGGGTGGTAATGCCAGATTGAATTAAGGCAACGTCATAGTGACAGTTCGGCAGAACGATGCGTAGGGCCCTTTTTTGTACAGATTCTATAGCGTCATCTAAGTACTTTGGCAGGGCTGCCCATACAGGGCAGGCATATTCTAGTACAGATCGTACAATGCTACAGTACACTTGCACTAGTTGCATGGCAGTGAGGCCACTTTTTTTTAAGCGTGCGCAGTGCGTACAAACGCTTATTGGCCTTTTTGACTATGCGCTCTATGTGAACGTTCCATGAAAGATCTTCAGAGATATAGACACCCAAGAGCTTATAGGTCAGAACCCTTTCAATGACAGAACCCCCAACAGTAAGGGGGACAGGGGGGAATGGGCTATACTGCATAAAGTTGATGATCATTTGTTTGCATTTCTTTAAATTAAGTTTCATGCCTCTTAAGGAAGCATATGTATAGATATCGGATACTGTAAATGGTAGGTAAGATGGCGAGCACCTAGGGATAATTTCTGTGGCAGTAGCATCATCTACATACTTGACTCTGCTCTTAGACTTAGCTGCCATTCCATTTACGAGAATGCAAAAAAGCAGGGGGGCGAGTTTGGTACCCTGTGGTGTCCTACCATTGAACCCAATAGGGGGAGATAACGAATTCCCAATCTTAACCCGCTGACTCCTATTTGTTAAGAAAGCAGCAATCCACCTAACAAGATGGGGGTCAACATCTAAGTTGTTTAGTTCACTTAACATTACATTGTGGTCCACAAGGTCGAAGCCTTTACTGAAGTCTGAGAAGAAAATTCTAATGTATTTGCCTCAAGTATCCAGTGTTTCCAAAATAGTGTGCGTAAAGAAGATAAGAGCCTGAGTTGTCGAATGTCCTGGAAGAGCAAATTGCTTATTGTCCAAATTGTTAAACACACTGATAATCAGAAATTCGGCAGAAAATCCTTCAAGTACTTTGGCTATCGGAGAGGTCTGTGAAATGGGTCTCAAGTCATTTTCAACGGATTTTGGAGGTCGGATCTTTGGAACTGGGACCACAATGGCTTGCTTCAGTTGCGTTGGGAAATAACCTTGTTACATACGATGGCAGTTTGTAGCGCTTCTCTTTGCAAAGACGTTATGACAAGGTAGACCTTGATGACAAGGTACTAAGCACATCTCAAATCAGTATGGTATGGTGACATTTTTTGCTGCACTGCTCAACTGACTTAAAAAACATAATGCAAATCAGGAGTCAGCATATACCACGTAGCACCTCTACTGGAATAGTGTACACTGTGCTACTCAACCGAAGTTATCAAACAAAAATTCAGCAGTCAGCATAATCCACATAACCATGACCAATTCAGCAATCTAAACCAAACTGATAACCTTAGCAGGAAGTCCAAGAAAAATGCATTGCTATTTCTGGTCATCTGTTGAAACACTTCTGCTGTGCATACATTATGTATTTGAAAACATGCAACAGAGGCCTGGGACATTAAAGATCTAGGTGTATTTACTTTATCCACTCCACACCGGAAACAGCACCTGAAACACAGAAGCTGTTAGGCATGTAAtcaaaaagcaagaaataacTTACATTTATTTAGGTGTTGAGTATAACTTaatacaatatatatatatataccttagATCAACACCAAAACAAGGCAACTCAAGTTTCGATTCCAAGAATAGTTTGACAGAAAGATCACTGCCATTGCTTATTTCCAGCCTCACAACTGCAGCATGGCCGTCAAATAATGGACTGCACATAGGCACGGTAACTTCACTTTCTATACGCCATGAACCAGCTGAAGAAAAGCCACCTAGGCTGACATTGGCACCCTGATGAAATACATATACCggtaacaataatttattattgacaCAACACTTGCAGTGAGAAAAGATTTAAATATGCTGTATGGAATAGGTTAACTTCAAAGGCAGAAAATTCAacataaaaaatgtaaaaatgctTTATTCAATGATTCAATTCAACCTAGTCTCTATCACGTAGtgtaaggtaaaaaaaaaggtgaagtaaagtaactttatttaacgtcggtacttccttcagctacgaggctggtatcaatggaagccgacggtacGGCCTTTACGCCCCTCCccctgtcagtgctccgttttacgggtatttaaagctatagctacacggatcagaggaaagtcgaaacagacgtttaagtcaccgaggatcgaaccggggacctctcgctccaaaagccgcgcactagccaactgagccacgactgctccttaCACTGCTGTGTACaagcttaaaaaaaaattaattttttctctgtatGTTTACTTACACCACAAGCTCCTGATAGTCGGGCATTTAACAATAGTTTAAGGTGACCTGCAGAATCAGCTTCTGCTGAGGAGTGGACCTTTGTGCATCCAACGGCATAGGGCGGACATGGACGGCCCTCCTTGACACACACAAAAGCCAAGTGTGACAGCAGCTTGCATCTATGTACAAAGATTATGTAATCATccattaaataataaaatacagcTAGAATCAATTgccaaataaatttcaaacagtAACATGGACTGACGCATTTATTAAATGTCGAAAAAGTACCAACAATCATATACCTTTCAACTTTTACCCCACAATTATTTGGGCAACACAGCTCATTGTGGGCTGACAACTCACTATGAGGAATCTCAAAGGTACAAGAGGAGCATTTTACTGTACGATTTGGCAGGTGATCAGATGCTGGGAAAGCTAATGTTGATATGCACGAAGAATGCAGCCCATTGCCTTAAACTTGCATTCCACAACCCTCATGTCACGGAAAGAAAGGTGACTCTTAGGAGAAGATAGTGGTCCAGTGATATCCTCCAGGTTGAGCTAGTGTTGATGTGCAATTCACTATTCTCTTAGCAACGGCACCTTTCACAGCTAGATTTCTCACCAGCAGCCCATTCAGATTGCTCCTGTCTACAGGGCAACTGGTTTTGTTCACTCGCCATTTGGTAATGTACTCTTTACAGAATGAATGACCATCTTGGCAAGTAGTTGGGTAGTTGAATACAGCAAAGctgaaaacaaacattgaagttagaaaataaaaaggacatgagaaattttaaaaagctggaaaaaaagCGCCGATTTCAGGGCTCGAACTTAAAAATTATTGCTTTCACCTGAAAGTGGCTATTTATGTCATATATGACCcttacttaaaggggctaggtcacgctattttaggtaattttgtttgattttgttaattatgagctataaacgtcaaattggcagagcaagagtcttacatttgcaaaatcacgggcACATAAcgactgagaatgattttccagctgtgtaaatgacattttgatatggactgatataaatttgaaaaaaggtgggccgacgttttccaaatttacccaaactcaatccatttcaagcctctccagttttgtccatccatgtcccttcttggcttttctgtgttttgttagagttcttctatagtttcgaacagttattttgatattttagttaattctatgaccattcgatcagtgctgaaattgcctaaaattgcgttaCCTAGCACCTTTAATTCAATCCATCCCGCACAACAGGTCAGGGAGTAAAGCTACCGGTAATTAATTCCAGCTGCATACACgtagttttatttttaacatGAATTTTAAGACAAAAGAAGTGACTTGATAATTCTGCCAACGCCTTGAAATTTCATTCTGGAAAATGCAAGAGGAAAATACGACCTTTACAGCTTTACAAATGTAGTTACGTAGTGCAGTTTATATACTCAACCAGATAGTGCATATCAATTTGTCATCAACAGCTTCAAGAAATAGGCCCGAGCCAACAAATGTCAAATTAAAGAAGTGAAAGCATCAAAATGACGCGAAATTACTTACCTACAAATTACAAACAGAAACAGGGCGAAGAAAGCAAGATTCAAACGAAACAGGAACAGAACGTACCGAACACGCGCTATTAAACAAGGTTCGTGACTTCGTGGCTCTGCAAACCACTCATGTTAAATGCTGAAGCCATGGGAACTAACCAAACGTTTTTGTTACATACTGAAGCCATGGCAACTAGCATATTTTTCAGTCATGGGTTTCATATGACATTACGTCCCGACCTATGACGTTACTTTTCGATGTATTTCGTTTTATTTGTCGAAACGTAATTTTGCTACAGATGGCGCGCCACTACTGCCATAAGGAGGTGCTACTAGTGCTAACACAGTAAGTAAGTTTTATACGATCTGTTTTGCTATTAAGAGCGTCTAGAAATTCTAGAAGGGTATCTTTAGGGCCATCCCAGGTAGCCAAAATGTCATCGATGAATCGTTTGTAGAGAATAAGATAGCTAGAATATCTATCTACGATATGTATTTCGCATGAAGATACGTGAATGCATTAGCTACCATAACAGCAAATGGAGTTCCCATGACGATACCATATTCGTGATGAGGGATGTCCGGGCTAAATGCCTAGGATAAATAAGAATTCTCTAGGACAAGTTTAGCAAGCTGCATCAATAATGGAGTTTCGGGTGCCTGCCCCTCTCGAAGGCGTAAATCGAGGGCTAGCAATGCTTTCTTAATATCCACATTAGGATAAAGGGTAACAACGTCCGTGGTGACAAGAAAGCCATGTATGTAGGCAATATCGTGTTCTCCAATGACCGAATCAGTTCGCTAGAATCCCTAAGGGCGGTAGGCATACGTAGTTTAGGCTTGACAAGCCCATCAACAAAAATACTAATAGGCCTGGCGATATATGAGGGAGAGGCCGCTATAGGTCTTCCCACCATATTCGTCTTGTATGAATCTTCGGGATAACATATAATTTAGCCGGAGTAACAAAATGATCTTAACTACGGAGGAATCTAGCTGCGTTAGGGACAATAAACTGACAGTATGTTGACATAAGCTGTTCACGACGCATTATCACATTATCACGGTGACCTTCCAGTCCTCGAGATTGACCTTGGCATATGAAATTTCATCGTGTAAATGTCTGAGTGTCTCGTTTTTTACCCAGTCCGTGGACATTTGTCCACAATTTTGAAGTTGGGATCCTGTGGCTGATCAGCAAACAAACTTTGCAGGCGAACTCTGCGACAAAAATCTTTGATCTGTAAATCGAACTGTGCTTCCGTAGGGGGCTTGAGCGAAGGTCTGAATTTGAGACCCATGCCAAGAACCTTGGACTGGCGCTTAGTGAGCTTTACATGAGAAAGGTTGTGGAGTTCCAACTTCCGTGGAAGAAGGTCTGGATTGATTCTAAAACCGAATCTATTCTGAGAAAGAAAGTCGGTGCATGTCAAGACACTAAAAAGTCTCATGCTGTCCTCCTGGCAAGAATCAAGGTACTGGAGCTCCATACGGCAGATGGCCCGGCGAGGACGGTTGACCCGTTTAGTCGAGTTTGATCTCGATGGTTTGGCACGACTTTGTGGCGATTTAAATGAACCCTGGCGTCGTGGCTTTTGTTGTTGCCGTTTATAACGACTGTGTTTTCCAGGGTTGTCGGAGAAGTAGACCTTCCTTTGCCGGTCGCCCGCGGCAGGTTGAACATCGTTTGTGGGTTGAAGCTGCTGCCTGATTATTTCGCGAATCGTCTGCTCGAATGGGATGAATGTCTCGTTTCTCGCACTTTATTTTCTTTCAGAGAAATTTCCACTTGTAATGCTTTCGAAGCCCGATCTACGGGATTCTCTATGGGCCCAAGAATTATGTAAGGTAGAAAAAATGTCACTCCTTACACACCTTTTCTCCTGTTTCCTACATGCAAATCTGCTCTTATAGGTGCAGTGTTACGTAatgtaaaaatatattttagtcTCTTAtgtaggtatatatatatatatatatatatatatatatatatatatatatatatacaggtCCCTTGTGTTGTATGGTAAAACATCCCTGACGAAGTGTGCGTTAGTCACACGAAACGCATAGGATAAAATAAATCGTTTTCCAACTCTTAGCGTTTGTAGACGTGCTGCTCACTGGTtcaatcctaaaaataaaatattgcgTTTCCAAATCGATTGGGCTAGCCTTATAGTTGGAAGTAAATGTAccgtctttgttttgtttcactttgtttttgagggcaattttccaaTTACAAGCTCCCGAATGGgttatatttggaggggcgatTTAACGGAGGGTTTTTTGGGTTACCGcttggggggggaggggggggggatctTATTTCTGgaggggcttattttcggaattttacggtatctTATCTCAGGAACAATTAGTCAGCTGTAGCACCAGCTGCAGACAGGGATACAAGGAATTGTTCACTCAAAGCGCTTCTTTCAAGGTTGGAACATGAATCACCTCCCAAAAGGAGTGAGCATGTGACAGATTACTCAGTGAAAATAAAGTAAACATTTGCAAGATGCTCGATCATTTTAAAAAGACTTTGGCTCAAGTGCTAGTTCCGGGTTCCGAATTTCGTATTGCacattcttattccggattcCTTTTCAGCTTCCGGATTCCTGATTTTAGGCAAACCCCGAAACAAGCAAGTGATTTATACAGTGGCAGAGTAATTGGTAACATCTTGCGCCTCTTTGGAATGGTGGTTTGTTTCTGAATACCGTAAAATTCCAAAAATAAGACCAGGGGCATATGTTTTTCAAAGGCCCTTTTCAAGGGGCTTATTTTTGGAGGCGTTTAtattcggggggggggggggggggtggggcgCTTATATACGGAGGGAACTTTGCGTTTCGAAATCGATTGGGCTAGCCTTATAGTTGGTAGTAAATTtaccgtttttgctttgttttactttgtatttgagggcaGTTTTCCAATTACAAGCTCCCAtgggcttatatttggaggggcgatTTAACGGAGGGTTTTTTCGCACTACCGCTTTTGGGGGCTTATTCATGGAttggcttattttcggaattttgcGTTATCTTATCTCAGGAACAACTAGTCAACTGTAGCACCAGCTGCAAACACAGGCACAAAGGGAATTGTTTCACTCATAGCACTTCATTCAAGTT
Proteins encoded:
- the LOC137983544 gene encoding uncharacterized protein, whose translation is MELQYLDSCQEDSMRLFSVLTCTDFLSQNRFGFRINPDLLPRKLELHNLSHVKLTKRQSKVLGMGLKFRPSLKPPTEAQFDLQIKDFCRRVRLQSLFADQPQDPNFKIVDKCPRTGFAVFNYPTTCQDGHSFCKEYITKWRVNKTSCPVDRSNLNGLLVRNLAVKGNGLHSSCISTLAFPASDHLPNRTVKCSSCTFEIPHSELSAHNELCCPNNCGVKVERCKLLSHLAFVCVKEGRPCPPYAVGCTKVHSSAEADSAGHLKLLLNARLSGACGGANVSLGGFSSAGSWRIESEVTVPMCSPLFDGHAAVVRLEISNGSDLSVKLFLESKLELPCFGVDLRCCFRCGVDKVNTPRSLMSQASVACFQIHNVCTAEVFQQMTRNSNAFFLDFLLRLSVWFRLLNWSWLCGLC